The window TTCCAAATAAGAACTGAATAAAAACTGAGCAAGCATCTCAGGAACAAACCCTCTTTCTATTACTGGGCCAAATCCAACAGGCTTGGGAAGCACAACTTGGCCCTTGATATTTACTTATTCTTTATTTAGGCAAAGCAttaattgatgtcaatggaagtttagCTTGAGAAAAGACTAACAGCTGAATAAGGACCCAGGATTTAGGCCATTACTAAGAGTGCAATATATAAATGTTTCCTCACAGTAAAAATGATTCACTATTAGGTAGCAAGCACTACATTATGCACTACTAGTGCTATCAGCTAGTCATTTGTTATCATCTTAAAAATGTAGCATGGCTTTTTCATCATTTAGGCCTGATTCTGGAGCCAATATCTGCACAAATGATAACGTCCCTTAGTGTCAACAGGAATTCCATAGGCAGAACATCTTCCCAACCAGGCCCCAGGGTCCATTACATCTTCATTGAAGCAATTCAATAAAAGACAACAGCAAACATTAATCATATGACAGGTCACTTACAGATACAATGAGGAGCAAAGTGCAGGAGTacaggagaaagaaaagcaaacggacccaaaaaaaggaaataaaaaaagcaTAAGAGTCTTCAACAAGGCTCGTGTATGTCAGTCTGGCTAGCCAAGAGTTGGTCAAATTATTCATTGCAATTATATTTGTTAAATTAACCTCCTTCATTCACAGactttccccccctcccaattATTCAATGCCAGTTTATGTGAACTAATTTTAGCCTACAGGGTGTTCACAAACTGACTGTTCATTTTAGTTCTTCACTAGACACGGTTTGTGACTGGTTACCTAAGTCACATGGTGTTACTTCTCCCTGATTAGATGACTCAAACtttcaaaacaggaaaataaTGATTGGTGAATAGTGAATAGCAAGGATTTGTGCACAGATACTTCTGTTCACCAGTGAAGAGGAGTGTTCATACTACCATCAGCTCTTCATGGGAACAATAAACAGTTTATGTGGAGAGTAAATATACTATCAATATCCATGGAaactgtacagcacccagcacaatggggcattGAATAGTGCACAACAAGCACAGAagaagagacaatccctgcctgaTATGTAAAAAATCAACCTACCCAGTTACTGTCTGGTGGCTGCATTCATCCTAGGTGAATAACCCCTGCCTTAGTCAAGATACTGATCACAAATGGAGGGAGGACTTCACTAAATGTGCATCCTGCACAATACCACACCTGAGATTCAACTTGGAAACCTCCAGATTGCAGCAAGCAGCAGATCTACCAAGAAAGCTAAAAGGGAACTTCTCTCTAGCTGACTCACTGTGAGCTCAGTAAAGCTTGGGTTGTCTTTGCTGGAAGTTGCTCTTGGTGACACTTAGATGTAGAATGTAAGATATTCAAAGTGCCTCATTCAGCTTAAGTGACACAACCTCCATGCTACATAAGAACATGCAAACCTATGGAAGATGATTTCCCAGATCTTCTGCTGTCTTGTTGAGGCAGAAGACtaacattttttgctgttttggACCTTATCCGATATTACAGGAGGGAAGACAGCAGATAATTTCAGTATTTGAGCAATACAATTCATTAGAACTTTTAACGTTACCAGCTATGTACTAGCTACTTGCTTCTCCAAAATATGTTTGTCAAACTTAGTGAAGTTGGACACAAAAGGTGACAAGTTGCATAGTCCTTCTGCAGAGCTTGCCTTTAAACTGATATTTTTATGAGGGATTCTTACATGCAATCCTTCCTAGAGGGACTCTACTCTGTTAAAGTCAATTGGTCATTGACTTTGATAAGAGCAACATTACACCAACACTGAAAGCTTTTGTAAATCCTTTTGTTCTACTAGTAACATGTCTCCAAACTTTTATCTCATTTACTGACAGTGTTGAGTCTCACCAGTGCTTCATGGTGAGACTTCAACCTATTGAGAAGTGTTGTATCTAGTTACCATAATAGCCAGAGCTGGGCAAGTACTTCAAAGTCTTACTCAAATAAGTAATTGAAGTCATTTTGGACCTCATAACTCATTGGTGTTCATGCTTGTAAGTAGTGCAGCCTCACCCCATTGGCACCCCCTCATCTCTGATTGAAGCATTACCTGGGATCCTTGTCTCTAGTGCTCACTACCATGCTCTCCCTGAGCCCTACAATAGCCTTTCCCAaccttcatcttctcctgactctCCTTCTGGGTGTTCTGTGGCTTAGCCCTCCAACCAAGTAACATGAAAGCCTAAACTCCTTTTAGGGTAATACAAATGAGTTCAcataaaaatccaaacaaatcTTCAAAATAATACCCTTTTTACACCTCTCACATACTGTAGTTCCCTTGTTGGACCTACCTCAGAGCTTTGCTAGCAGGGGATGACACAGGTCCTCTAGAGTTCTCTCTCCATTGTTTCCTGTCTGTACCTGTCTGTTTCCTGTCTGAACCCTACCCTAGGGCTTCTTCCCAGCTGAACTCCTCCAGTCTACTTATAAGGCCTATATCCACTGCCTTAGTCCAGGAGGCAATTAATCACCCATGTGCAGAGCATAACTAATTGGGGTTCTTATTCTTGCCTTGGTGGTGATGTGGGTTCAGCCCCATCATAGTACCCCATTGAAGTTTACTACCTGCAGACAGCTGAGTGACAGATTAGTGGCAAGGATATTCATGTAACAGCCAGTTTTAAACAAACTGGACATTATGTGAAAAGCAAATTTTGAATATTCAAACTGTGTCCAACAGACCAAACTACTAAGTCTCCATCCTTTGATGTCTGGATGACTTTCTGGAAGATATGATTTAGTCAGTGCAAGCTATTGGGCTCAATGCAGTGctgactgggtgaaattctatggcctgtgatatatagaaGGTCAGACTAAGTGATATAATGCGtacttctggtcttaaaatctatggagAATAAAAGGTATAGCATGTTACCTGCAGTATGTGTCCAATCAAAACAAGCCAACAGAAGTGGAACTCTGAAGATCCACCACTGTAATGACTTGCTGGTGAACAATGTACAGAAGAAGTAGTAGACAAATAAATGTTTGGGGGGTGTAGAGGACCAGctcaaggcctatgcaccatttaGGTTCCATATAAGACCATGATACAAAACtcggtgaagtcaatggaaagccttCAACAGGGGTAGTGCACAAGCCTTGCGCTGGCCTTCTGCATAGCTGAGACTTTAGCCCTAGGTGAACATGCTTATGAACTCATAAGCTGCTCATGGGCAagtcacaaacagaaaaagacGGTAAATTCAACAAATAAATGATTTACTATGCTTCATTTCCACAGCTCTAGTACTGACAAACATAAGCATTATTGTGTGGCACTGTGTAAATCTCTAGCCTTTTAAAAGTATGTTTTACAAGTAGCTGTCCCAAAATGTCCTGTGAGAGAGTCTGTTGGATCTCACAACTTAAGGGGAATGTGTTGGGACAGTGGTGCATGAAAGGATGTGGCAATTCAGTAGGAGGTGCTCTATTCCCTCAGTCTTTACTAAGCAAAGCCCAGGTATAGGGAAGTGCAGATCAGATGTAAAGTGAAGTTGTGACATCTTGCAGTTATTAACAATCATGGTTTTTCTGTCAGAGTTGATGTTATGATGTTATGTCAGAGTTGATGTATGATGTTAACCCTAGTGTTGTTTCACCTCAGTAACCTTCATTTTCTGAGTTAAACTTTAAACTTCAAGACTTTCATTATAATCCTGATTTTGAGTCTCTGGCCCATTTAATCAAAATTACATaatgcaccactgccctctattGGACAAAATGTATCTGTGTTTTTACAATAGATTGTGGGATCCCATCTGGCCCAATACTGGGCTGATGTAAACACAGTTTAGATTAGCAAACTAACTAATTACTAATGAGATACTGCAACGTAAATTATgagatcaagaaaaaaaaataatgatttgaAGAATACTTTGTTGATGGAGTGTAACTTTTTCAATAAGACCTTTACAAAAGAATAAAATGATGTAAGTGCAACAAAATCCTTTTTAATATTCCAAGAGTCATAAACAAGCACAGATAGAATTTACAGAAGCACTTTTGAAGGCacatttattctctctctctctctcgctgcaGATAAAGACCTGATCCTGTAATACTTATTCAGTTAAAATTCCCTTGCCTGACTAAGGAGTGGTGGTTTGGGGCCAATATGAGTAATAaccttgattctgatctcacaccaatGCAAATCAGAAGTAgctctattgacatcaatggagttattctAGTATAAGACTGGCCTAAGCGAAAAGAGAATCAAGTTCAATATACATATTATTGTTCTGTCTCATAACTTCAGTAGAGCAATAAAGACCTCCAAAATGACATCTCACAAACAAAATTGTGATGAGGactatttttttcagtaaaaaagtCTTAGAAATTAAATAAGTTAAATACTATTGATGAGAGATTTTCCTATTAACAGACAATCTCCCCTAGATAATTATATGCATAATAACCTTAAGCATTAATATCCATTGGTACATACAATGGACTAAACATTTTCTCTACTAGTCTGAGGAATATACCATATAGAATCAATACTAAACTAATATCATCACTGCAAAAAAGACAATTGTGGAATATAAAACTGTTGTAAAGATCTAAAAAAATCTACCATCACATCAATTGTGTGGAACTGTATGAAAGAATAAGGGATCTTGCCAACCTAGGTCTTGATCTTCCCAAGACATATATATGTGAATAACTATACACACAGTGTCTAAAGTTAAGCAGtgtgtctttgcaggattggggcctaggtAAGAAAGATACCTTTCATTCTTGTGTAGAATTCCACAATGAAGGGGAAATATGACGACTCTGAAAAGATTTGagataaaatgttcaaaagcaacTAAGTGACTGAGCACctgaagtcccattttcaaaagtgacttagaagcctaattcccattgactttcaattgaCTTTCACTTTTTAGAATGGGacgtaggctcctaaatcactaagggtacatctatactgcagttaaacacctgtggctgaccCAAAGACAGCTGATGTGGgttcgcagggctcaggctatggggcagATTAACTGCGGTGCAGACACTTGGGCTTGGGTTGGAGACCATGttttgggaccctcccaccttgcacgGTCTCAGAGATTGGGCTCCTGCCCAAACCTGAACATCTACCcagcagttttacagccctgcagcctgtgcccaagtcagctgactagggccagctgcgggtgtttaattgctacGTGGACCTACCCTAAGACCTACCTGCAAATATTACTCTTGGGCTTTGTTTCTAGATCCTTATAATGAGCAAGCTATTAATATCTTTACATGTACATGATGCTTtacaaaacacattaaaaatgaaggtcccagcccagagaggCGTACAGTCTAACTTAGATAATTAAGATATGCAGGATAAGAGTGAAAAAATAGGTGTGCAGACATTGCTGAGAAGGTGATCAATGATGgaagggttttaaaaataaatgtgttctaAGGGGGAATGGAATGAGGGGGTAAAAGCTGCTTGGTGGGAAGCTGTTTGAAGCTAAAGGGATGGCATGGAATAAGATGCAAAGCTGAGAGCAGCAGGAGACAAATGGAGTCATGAGGGGAGACAGAATGGATGCATGTAGAGAATGGAAGGGAGTGTTGGATGAGATAAGGGCAGAAATGTCAGAAGGGCGACGAAGTTGGTCACAGAGAAACTGACCTTGATTTGTAACGTGAGAGGAAGCCGCGGCGGACAAATATAAGATGTAGCTCTCCATTTTATATAGTGCTAATTGTTTTAAACTTGGCTGTATGTAAATTTCTTCGTTTGCTGTCCCTCCCTCTTTGTACCATTTTAATACAATACATTTACATATTTGAAACAGAAAACCAAAACTAGACCAACATCTTCAGTTCTCCTTATTctttgctttggttttggttGAAGGAGCAGTAGCTTGGTCCTAAGCCTCTCACAGTGCAGTCAGTGTTGTCAATATCACATGACTCACAATGGCACTCTGTAGCCACTGGGTATGAATAAAATGATTCAGCATGGTCAGCACAGCCAGGGATCTTCACTGTTTCATAAACAAGCTCCTTGAAAGTACAGGTTTGCTGAACTGATGATGCCGGTGGGTACTTATACACTGGATCCTGAAAATGACAGGAAGGAAATATTTGACTTGAAATTAGTTTGAGACCTGCAATTTTTCTCAGAGTTTGTAAAAACTAGAATCTGCATGGCGGATCTGACCCAAAGCCCtgtgaactcaatggaaagaaTCCCCACTGACTTGTTAGGCTTAAAATTACAACCAAGTCTTCCAGTTTTCTCCTTTCAAAGACCCGACGTAGTAAATACATGCAACTATGGTGTAACTATAAATGATTATTGTTTTTAGAACTCAAAGTAACTTTTATATGAAAGGCACAGGCGTCTATTTGATAATGATTGGATACGTAAACTCCAGTGCAACCACCAGATTATATCCTTTTCCAACCCAGTATTAAACAGAAATTGGCACAAGGCAGAGTACTAGACTGGAGTCAAAATATGGCCAACTTCTCAGCTGTACAAACTTTGTGATTATGTACCATCTCTAATGGATCAAATTGGGACACCAAATGTGAGCATCTTCAAAACTAAGGGGAAGATCCATCTGGAGCTAAACTTTAAGGCTTGGGGCCATCTTTAGTATCTATGTTTTTCCATATTTCTGGTTCACAATACATTCAAAACCTATGCTCGTTACACTGAATAACACAAGAAAGATTTGTTAGCATCTTTACTGTGAGAAAACAAATACATAGTTTATAATCAAATCATTTATGCTAATTCTTGACTCAAAATACTTGTTAAACTCTATACTGGATTGTCTTATAGAATTGACTAAGGTTTATATTTTTGATTTTGTATTGCGTTACCAAATGTGGTAGACTCTCAGTTGCTCTCAGGTATAATCactaaggccaaattctgctgtcaatGACACAGAAGCAATTCCCAGTGACGTTGATGGGAGCTATGCCAgagtaactgggagcagaatttgcctCCACATATCAGCTTTCTTCTGAAAGGCTCTTTAATACCCAATCCTGCACAATGCTGAGCACTCCTTTGGGCTGCTGAGTGCCCTGATGTCACTGGGAGTTAGGAGGACTTAGTATTGCGAAGGAGCACTCAGCAACTTGTGACAGTAGGCCCTGAATATTCATGTCATAAAGcaaagtctttttaaaattaagggaACTATATAAACCAACATTCCATGAGATGCACAGTGTTTATGTATGCAGAGAAGGAAGGACAGTTGATAAGTGGCTttcaaacaaaattaattaaaggttgattttctttttttacacaATCCACAGTTAGGAAACCTGTGTATGCAGTTGAATAAATGCTGAATTTAAGGAGACCAAGCACCTTTTCACTTGTCTCTCTGTACTTCAAGACAGCTGTGGCATTCACAGCTCCACTTCATCACACACATTGATTATTTAAGGCTGTTTCACATTTAACTGGACCCTACCTGAGTCTTCTCATTACAGACTGTAAGACTGgcttgtttatattcatttttgGGGAGTATTTAATTCCTGTCCATTATTTTGACAACTTAGATTCTCACCCTTGTGAAGCAGTATCCAGAGCACCAAGTGGCATTCACATTAATGCAGAACTTGCACTCCTCCTTCTCCACTGCTATGGTGATATTGGACAGCTCACAGATATTACCACAAATTGCTTTCCAGCAAAGTAACAGCAAGTAACAATTAATTGTCTTCATCCTGTAGTATAAAGCAAACAGTTCAGACTGGAAGAACATGTAGAGTTATTTGAAACATAAGATTTCTGTGGAAAAAGACAAAACCTGTGTTGATTGTTCTATTATCCACAAATGCTAatacaagaacaatttttctgcaACATTGAGGAACATTaaaaacataggtttcagagtagcagccgtgttagtctgtattcgcaaaaagaaaaggagtacttgtggcatctgagagactaacaaatttatttgagcataagttttcgtgagctacagctgcagtgaatgcatctgatgaagtgagctgtagctcacaaaagcttatgctcaaataaatttgttagtctctaaggtgccataagtcctccttttctttttattaaaaacatacaGCACATTCAGCAAAATACAGTTGTAGGATTATTGTTAAGGGAGACTGGTTTTGTTAAATGACTAGAACTATATATCCAGTAATTTTTGAGAGAAAATGATTACAGCACACCAAGACATTTTCTATGAATAAATCCTTAATTCTTGTTACAAAGAATCCTGGTAACATTCCTCTTCTGAAAAAAACTAGTGTAAATACATTAGAACTAAGGAATAGTAATGGTAAGGaataatcaatttttaaaaaagcaattaaacATACATTTGCAATTTCAAAAACACCACAAATCCAACCAACAAACCTTAATTCAAGAGCTGATGAAAATTCACATGTATTCTACTTGttttgctggtaatagctgtaGAGAGAGCAAAGCCCCAAGCTTGCCTTTTATACTAAATCATGTGTAACTTACACCTTGAAGATTTGCAGGGTATTAATATAGTTTGGTGCATGGTGAAAGAGGATTAATTGTTAGCCAGACAGTGAGATcaaatattgtttttttaaaagcaatactCTAAAATCAGCAGATGATGAGGCATGTTATTGTCACAGAAATAATAAGTTAAAAAGTTGTACCAGATTTTATCCATTAGCATGTATTGTAGTTATTATTTAAATGGTAGCATCATTTGGAGCCGATGGAATAGCAGATATATTTTCTGTCAATAACTgtttgaattaaaaaacaaagggtGAGATGTTCACACCCTTTTTGTGATGTGTTAATGGAAACATtaaattatttgttgtgaattATAAACTCCAACATTCAGTAGGTTTTTCTGGTGTCAGATAAAAGCATAAAGCTGGGATTTAGAAAACAGAAGTCAAGTGAACCATTATAGTGCTAATCCCCGTTCCTCTCCAAATCATCCATTGTGCTGCCAGAGGACCCCATACCTCCATGTTTTACTCCCATGTAGGGGAGTGGAAACCTTGTAAATTTAAACTGGTGGCATTTCCTTGGAATTCTTCTGCTGGTTTTTGAGTGGTTCCACCATTAAAGTCATGGGTCTGTGAGAGGCATAAGAGGCTTCCACGTGGAGGCCTCTGCTCTCCCTGCTCCTACTCAGTGTCcttctttccctgcagcccctgaagAACAAAGCTCCTACAGCAGCTGTGCTGCTTCACTGGCAGGAGCCATTTCACTGACCATCTGCTACCTCTGAAGACCCGTCAAAGATGGACTTCTGCACCATGGAGGGGGAAGCTAGGTAAATCATTGCACACTCTCTCCAGTAAGGTGCATTGGTTTCCACTATGGGCTTTTAACAGGGGGATCTAGCAGTGTCCAGCTGTATTCTCAGCTGTAGGGGAAGTAGCTTGCAGAGCACCAGTGTTAGGCTTTTGCAGGACTGAAGATCAGGGGGCATGTAGAAGATGCCGCACTCCCCTATTTGTACCTTTTCTGCTGTGATCGGCAGATGAGAGATCCCTTCTGCTGTA of the Eretmochelys imbricata isolate rEreImb1 chromosome 6, rEreImb1.hap1, whole genome shotgun sequence genome contains:
- the FSHB gene encoding follitropin subunit beta encodes the protein MLPAVLQQKGSLICRSQQKRMKTINCYLLLLCWKAICGNICELSNITIAVEKEECKFCINVNATWCSGYCFTRDPVYKYPPASSVQQTCTFKELVYETVKIPGCADHAESFYSYPVATECHCESCDIDNTDCTVRGLGPSYCSFNQNQSKE